The genomic interval ACGGCTGCATCAATGAACGCAGGCACCAACTGCACGAAGTCATCAGACTCTCCGGCATGAACCTCATCATCGACGACAACGACCACCAACTCATCATCAAGGTCGCGTCGATCCCCGCCGCCCGCGTACAGATCTACTTCATCGACAACGACGACTACTTTTCCAGAAAGGCCGTGCTCACGGAGACCAACGGCGCCTACTTCCCCGACAATGACGAACGTGCCATCTTCTTCGCGCGAGGGGTCCTCGAAACCGTCAAGAAACTCCGATGGACCCCCTCCATCGTCCATTGCCACGGGTGGTTCTCGGCCGTCGTCCCCGTATACCTCAAGCACGTATTCGCCGACGACCCCGTCTTCCGCGATGCCAAGGTCGTCGTCTCGCTATACAACGAGGCGTTCCCGGAACCGCTCGACCCGGGATTCCGCGACAAAATCGAAGGCGAGGGCGTCAAGGACAAAAATCTCGGCTTACTCGACCTCCCTTCATACGAAAATCTCTGCCGATTCGTTATGCATTATGCCGACGGAGTGGTTGCCGCATCCCCGGATGTCGACCCTAAGGTCATCGAGTGGGCCCGGAAATCCGAAAAACCCATCCTCGAATACCAAAACCCGGAAGCCGACGACTTTTTCGATAATTACAACCGATTCTATGAAGCGATTCAATAACTTCCGCCCTTCCGCAATCCGGAACCTGATCGGTGCCGTACTCGCTGTGCTGGCGCTCGGAAGTTGTACCACGGTAGACGATACGCTCGGCGGAAACCTGATCCCCGACAACCAGCAAATGAGAGCCGGATTCATCTCCATCGACGGACTCAACCCCAGAAAATACGTCGAAACCAGACTCTTCAAAACCGATTCGATCGTCAGCTCCAACATTTCATACGGCTATTTCGGATCGCAGCTGAACGATACCCTCGGAGAACGAAAGGCCGGATTCCTCTCGCAGATGGTCAGCTATTACGCCGTGCCCGAAGGCTACTTCGGATACATGCCCATCTTCGACTCCGCACAGCTCCTGCTCAGTATCACCGCTTTCGGCGCCGATACCCTCACCGAGCAGCACTTCGCCGTATACGAGATCCTCAGCAACGACTACATCACCAACCGGGAGAGCAGCGATACGACCTTCTATCTCGGATTCCGGCCCGACAAACAGACCGTCAATACCGACGAGGAACCCCTCTTCCGCTTTACGCTCGGCGGCGAAGGGAAATACCCCTCGACGACAACCGCCGTCACCATGACCCCCACCGAAGCCGGCAAAAACTACATCATGCGGCTGATGCTCCAGGAGGGCACCTACAAGGACAAATACTCGATCTATTCGACCGACAGCCTGGAGTATTTCATCGAGGAGTTCCCCGGACTCTACATCACCCCCGACCCCGCATACCCCGTAACCAAGGAGGGTTCCAATTCGGGGACGATCTACGCCACGTCGCTCGATGCTTCGGGTCTCTCGATCTACGGCCGGAACCGCGTCGAAAGCGACCCCTCGCTTATCCAGGATACCATCGGAATGGTCCTCTACTTCTATGACTCCTATGCCGAACACGGCAATGTCTCGGTAAACACCATCCAGCACGACTATTCGAAAATATCCGTTGCGGAACTCGCCTTCAACGCCGAAACCGACGCCCAGGAGCCCGCCAGCGACGAAGAGGATACCCGAAAGCCCGTCACGCAGTTCCGCGTCGAGGGGCTCGGCGGCGCCATCACCGAGATGACCTTCACCCCCGGGTTCTTCGCAACACTCGAAGAGAAAATCGCCGAGGAGAACGCCAAGGACGGAAAGGATTTCCAAACCCTCGCCTTCAGCCAGGCCCGCATGTCGGTCTACTTCTCCGGCAGCAGCTACGACTGGGGAGAGATCGACCCGAACCCCGGCGACGGTGAGACGGGATCCCCGCTCATGTCGCTCATCAAAGAGATGGATGCCGCACCCAGCCGGTTGGGACTTTACACCAATTACAAGAGCCTGACCCCGATTTCCGACTACGCCTACACCTACGAGCAGAACTACAGCACGACGCTCGCGTACGGAGGATATGTCAACCGAAGCCGCGGATGCTACGTCATCAACATCACGGGATACCTCCAGCAACTCTGGAACAACTACATCAAGGCCAAAAAGGCTGCAGGCGTGGAGTATCCCGATCCGGCCGACACCGACTCCTTCGACGAACGGTATGACGCCTGGGAAAAGGCGATCGACTGGGACGGTATCAGTTACCGGAAG from uncultured Alistipes sp. carries:
- a CDS encoding DUF4270 family protein — its product is MKRFNNFRPSAIRNLIGAVLAVLALGSCTTVDDTLGGNLIPDNQQMRAGFISIDGLNPRKYVETRLFKTDSIVSSNISYGYFGSQLNDTLGERKAGFLSQMVSYYAVPEGYFGYMPIFDSAQLLLSITAFGADTLTEQHFAVYEILSNDYITNRESSDTTFYLGFRPDKQTVNTDEEPLFRFTLGGEGKYPSTTTAVTMTPTEAGKNYIMRLMLQEGTYKDKYSIYSTDSLEYFIEEFPGLYITPDPAYPVTKEGSNSGTIYATSLDASGLSIYGRNRVESDPSLIQDTIGMVLYFYDSYAEHGNVSVNTIQHDYSKISVAELAFNAETDAQEPASDEEDTRKPVTQFRVEGLGGAITEMTFTPGFFATLEEKIAEENAKDGKDFQTLAFSQARMSVYFSGSSYDWGEIDPNPGDGETGSPLMSLIKEMDAAPSRLGLYTNYKSLTPISDYAYTYEQNYSTTLAYGGYVNRSRGCYVINITGYLQQLWNNYIKAKKAAGVEYPDPADTDSFDERYDAWEKAIDWDGISYRKVYIGPEAYSLYTNSFGVFQGASTDEKSLDCPIRFDLAYNLIK
- a CDS encoding glycogen/starch synthase — translated: MANKILYVCQEITPYLPETEESRLCRSLIQAMQERGNEIRTFMPRYGCINERRHQLHEVIRLSGMNLIIDDNDHQLIIKVASIPAARVQIYFIDNDDYFSRKAVLTETNGAYFPDNDERAIFFARGVLETVKKLRWTPSIVHCHGWFSAVVPVYLKHVFADDPVFRDAKVVVSLYNEAFPEPLDPGFRDKIEGEGVKDKNLGLLDLPSYENLCRFVMHYADGVVAASPDVDPKVIEWARKSEKPILEYQNPEADDFFDNYNRFYEAIQ